Proteins from one bacterium genomic window:
- a CDS encoding LLM class F420-dependent oxidoreductase codes for MSASNSLRYGVQFGYWQAQPHPNFVEIGQAAEELGFHSAWSAEAWGSDAFSPLVWLAAHTTKLHLATGICQISARTPASTAMHALTLDHLSKGRMILGLGVSGPQVVEGWYGQPFSKPISRTREYIDIIRQVMRREAPVSNSGPHYPLPYTGEGSWGLGKPLKPITHPLRADMPIYLGAEGPKNVALAAEVCDGWMPLWYSPYREEVYADSLEGAPDDFDVVQGVSVNVTDDLEAAYDAARPGIGFYVGGMGAKDRNFHKELMARMGYPDEAEAIQNNFLEGRRAEAIAAVPNGFIDEVMLIGPVERIRDRLQAWKESRVRTMLLHARDPEHLKEIADVLMGA; via the coding sequence GTGAGCGCGAGCAACTCTCTTCGATACGGCGTGCAGTTCGGATACTGGCAAGCCCAGCCCCATCCCAACTTCGTGGAGATCGGACAGGCCGCCGAGGAGCTCGGCTTCCATTCTGCCTGGAGCGCGGAGGCCTGGGGCTCGGATGCGTTCTCGCCCCTCGTCTGGCTCGCCGCGCACACGACGAAGCTCCATCTCGCGACGGGCATCTGCCAGATTTCGGCCCGCACGCCCGCGTCGACGGCGATGCACGCGCTCACCCTCGATCATCTGTCGAAGGGGCGCATGATCCTCGGGCTCGGCGTGTCCGGTCCGCAGGTCGTCGAAGGATGGTACGGGCAGCCCTTCTCCAAGCCGATCTCGCGGACCCGCGAGTACATCGACATCATCCGGCAGGTGATGCGGCGCGAGGCGCCGGTGTCCAACTCCGGCCCGCACTACCCGCTCCCCTACACGGGAGAGGGCTCCTGGGGACTGGGGAAGCCGCTCAAGCCGATCACGCATCCGCTCCGCGCGGACATGCCGATCTACCTGGGCGCCGAGGGGCCGAAGAACGTCGCGCTGGCGGCGGAGGTCTGCGACGGGTGGATGCCGCTCTGGTACTCGCCCTATCGCGAGGAGGTCTACGCCGACTCGCTCGAGGGCGCGCCCGACGACTTCGACGTCGTGCAGGGCGTCTCGGTCAACGTGACCGACGACCTCGAGGCGGCCTACGACGCCGCTCGTCCCGGAATCGGCTTCTACGTCGGCGGCATGGGCGCGAAGGATCGCAACTTCCACAAGGAGCTCATGGCGCGCATGGGCTACCCGGACGAAGCGGAGGCGATCCAGAACAACTTCCTCGAGGGCCGTCGTGCCGAGGCGATCGCCGCCGTGCCCAACGGGTTCATCGACGAGGTCATGCTGATCGGGCCCGTCGAGCGGATCCGGGATCGCCTCCAGGCGTGGAAGGAGAGCCGCGTGAGGACGATGCTCCTGCACGCGCGGGATCCCGAGCACCTCAAGGAGATCGCCGACGTCCTGATGGGCGCCTAG
- a CDS encoding nuclear transport factor 2 family protein, translating into MDPRLEALLDKQAIEEVVLRYCRGIDRRDFELVRGCYHDDARDHHGSFDGTVDEFITWVDGLTAKYRWTMHLVGNVLVDLGEGDVAACETYGVSLHRSDDPRPFMSVATGFRYVDRFERRADTWRIADRTAIGEWTIPIPQNAWWEIPEDHLSGRRDGSDVIQRLLATIAAPRQGNIRANGPDSVGGE; encoded by the coding sequence ATGGACCCGCGACTCGAAGCGCTTCTCGACAAGCAGGCGATCGAAGAAGTCGTCCTCCGCTACTGCCGGGGGATCGATCGCCGCGACTTCGAGCTCGTCCGCGGCTGCTACCACGACGACGCGCGCGACCACCACGGCAGCTTCGACGGGACCGTCGACGAGTTCATCACGTGGGTCGACGGACTGACGGCGAAGTACCGCTGGACGATGCACCTGGTCGGCAACGTCCTCGTCGATCTCGGAGAGGGCGACGTGGCGGCCTGTGAGACCTACGGCGTGTCGCTCCATCGAAGCGACGACCCACGCCCCTTCATGAGCGTCGCGACCGGCTTTCGCTACGTCGACCGCTTCGAGCGCAGGGCGGACACCTGGCGGATCGCCGACAGGACGGCCATCGGCGAGTGGACGATCCCGATTCCGCAGAACGCGTGGTGGGAGATCCCGGAGGACCACCTCTCGGGTCGACGCGACGGCAGCGACGTGATCCAACGGCTGCTCGCGACGATCGCCGCGCCGCGCCAGGGAAACATCCGCGCGAACGGCCCGGATTCAGTCGGAGGCGAGTGA
- a CDS encoding LLM class F420-dependent oxidoreductase, which produces MDFGYFGFNHGALHEPDAIERVVVTAEQLGYESIWTGEHVVLVDPHEPPSPVPPETNFVDTVASLAFAAAKTERIKLGSGIILLPQRNPVVLAKELAGIDVLSKGRLLFGVGVGYVPREFETLGIPYEERGARMTEHIEVIRELWTSEKPSFDGQFTQFSGIQSNPRPVQDPHPPIHVGGMSPPALRRAVAQGDGWYGFFQDLDATAAALKRLEDAAKSTERREGLGRLEISITPPGPVDADTAKRYEDLGVDRLVVMRGFGDMSASGGDAVDGIVSFLEDQAKVF; this is translated from the coding sequence ATGGACTTTGGGTATTTCGGATTCAATCACGGGGCGCTCCACGAGCCCGACGCGATCGAGCGCGTGGTCGTGACCGCCGAGCAGCTCGGATACGAATCGATCTGGACCGGCGAGCACGTGGTCCTCGTCGATCCCCACGAGCCGCCGTCACCGGTCCCGCCGGAGACGAACTTCGTCGACACGGTCGCGAGTCTCGCCTTCGCTGCCGCGAAGACCGAACGGATCAAGCTCGGCTCGGGCATCATCCTCCTGCCCCAGCGCAATCCCGTCGTGCTCGCGAAAGAGCTCGCCGGGATCGACGTGCTCTCGAAGGGGCGACTCCTGTTCGGCGTGGGCGTCGGCTACGTCCCGCGCGAGTTCGAGACCCTCGGGATTCCCTACGAGGAGCGCGGCGCGCGCATGACCGAACACATCGAGGTGATCCGGGAGCTCTGGACCTCGGAGAAGCCCTCCTTCGACGGGCAGTTCACGCAGTTCTCGGGCATCCAGTCGAATCCGCGCCCCGTCCAGGATCCGCACCCGCCGATCCACGTCGGTGGCATGTCCCCGCCGGCGCTCCGGCGCGCGGTCGCCCAGGGCGACGGCTGGTACGGCTTCTTCCAGGATCTCGACGCCACCGCGGCGGCGCTCAAGAGACTCGAGGACGCGGCGAAGTCGACGGAGCGCCGCGAGGGCCTCGGGCGTCTCGAGATCAGCATCACGCCGCCGGGGCCCGTCGATGCCGACACGGCGAAGCGGTACGAGGATCTCGGCGTCGACCGGCTGGTCGTGATGCGCGGCTTCGGCGACATGAGCGCCAGCGGCGGCGACGCGGTCGACGGCATCGTTTCGTTCCTCGAGGACCAGGCGAAGGTCTTCTGA